The Pungitius pungitius chromosome 10, fPunPun2.1, whole genome shotgun sequence genome has a window encoding:
- the pde1a gene encoding LOW QUALITY PROTEIN: dual specificity calcium/calmodulin-dependent 3',5'-cyclic nucleotide phosphodiesterase 1A (The sequence of the model RefSeq protein was modified relative to this genomic sequence to represent the inferred CDS: inserted 1 base in 1 codon; substituted 2 bases at 2 genomic stop codons) → MNEEVLEAEEQEAEVQQREEGQGEQKPQQDQEREEVESEEVRQKEEEQHEEEVQQEQEEVCAEQPQQTVEMQQEQEGVQQSELIQQEEVQQSELIQQEEVQQSELIQQEEVQQSELIQQEEVQQSELIQQEEVQQSEFIQQEEVQQSEFIQQEEVQQSEFIQQEEVQRSGFILQEEVQRSGFILQEEVQLTEPEQMEEEQQIEELQQTEEEEQQQQTEEQQHQPEQEQQTEEEPPRIEEVQVEEAQDFDYTPEQNHNDQVLIRLREMQKYKSASQRLKGVLEQMDRGVVDLQELRRNLELAAAMLDTVYTDETKRLLDTEDELSDLQAESVPSEVRDWLACTFTRXMGVAKRRPEEKPRFRSIVHAVQAGIFVERYKNRSICTTFYGLVPLDSMGGILGAFXEQCFSDFEFAFAPSCTKPAPSGKFQIPVQALVQFVEALESGYSKHRNPYHTXSTPPTSTQTAHFLMLHTGLMHWLSELEILAMVFAAAIHDFEHTGTTNNFHIHARSEVAILYNDRSVLENHHVSAAYRLMAEEDMNILVNLNKDDWRELRALVIEMVMSTDMSCHFQQIKTMRNTLTQTHSLDKVKVLSLMLHAADISHPAKAWPLHYRWTHSLMEEFFRQGDKEVELGLPFSPLCDRKATMIAQSQIGFIDFIVEPTFSVLIDTTEKVIGPLIEEDRTAKETGNRKSSLTGSGSVTVESVQRHSSGRYGNSNDGQMDFSLTAIDLPALKSHLTGVIGSNKDRWKELSVHELANREQERREEQEEEESEVNSGIQSQASPGHGVPPAHTADQARSSEGPPPDGPQGDHSPVHLSWNGAGPGEEKAADQ, encoded by the exons ATGAACGAGGAGGTGTTGGAggctgaggagcaggaggcggaAGTGCAGCAACGCGAGGAAGGGCAAGGAGAGCAGAAGCCCCAACAGGACCAAGAAAGGGAggaggtagagtctgaagaggtgcggcagaaagaggaggagcaacATGAGGAAGAGGTGCAGcaagagcaggaggaggtgtgcGCTGAGCAGCCACAGCAGACTGTGGAGATGCaacaggagcaggagggggTGCAGCAGAGTGAATTGatacagcaggaggaggtgcagcagagtgaATTGatacagcaggaggaggtgcagcagagtgaATTGatacagcaggaggaggtgcagcagagtgaATTGatacagcaggaggaggtgcagcagagtgaGTTGATACAGcaagaggaggtgcagcagagtgaGTTTATTCAGcaagaggaggtgcagcagagtgaGTTTATTCAGcaagaggaggtgcagcagagtgaGTTTATTCAGCAAGAGGAGGTGCAGCGGAGTGGGTTTATACTTCAAGAGGAGGTGCAGCGGAGTGGATTTATACTTCAAGAGGAGGTGCAGCTGACTGAACcggagcagatggaggaggagcaacagattgaggagctgcagcagacagaggaggaggagcagcagcagcagacagaggagcagcagcatcagcctgagcaggagcagcagacagAGGAAGAGCCGCCGCGGATTGAAGAGGTGCAGGTCGAGGAGGCGCAGGACTTTGACTACACTCCGGAGCAGAACCACAACGACCAGGTCCTGATCCGGCTGAGAGAGAT gcAGAAATATAAAAGTGCATCGCAGAg GCTGAAGGGGGTCCTGGAGCAGATGGACCGGGGCGTCGTGGACCTGCAGGAACTCCGCAGGAACCTGGAGCTCGCTGCGGCCATGCTGGACACCGTTTACACCGACGAGACCAA GCGTCTTTTGGACACCGAGGACGAGCTCAGCGACCTGCAGGCAGAGTCGGTGCCCAGCGAGGTGCGGGATTGGCTGGCATGCACCTTCACCA AGATGGGCGTGGCCAAGCGCCGCCCCGAGGAGAAGCCGAGATTCAGGAGCATCGTCCACGCAGTGCAAGCTGGGATATTCGTAGAAAGGTATAAAAATCGATCGATTTGTACGACTTTCTACGGTTTGGTGCCCCTCGATTCCATGGGAGGGATATTGGGGGCGTTTTAGGAACAGTGCTTTTCAGACTTTGAGTTTGCGTTCGCCCCCTCGTGCACAAAGCCGGCTCCATCGGGAAAAT TCCAGATCCCGGTGCAGGCCCTGGTGCAGTTCGTCGAGGCTCTGGAGAGCGGCTACAGCAAACACAGGAACCCCTACCACACCTGATCCACGCCGCCGACGTCCACGCAGACCGCCCACTTCCTGATGCTGCACACCGGGCTGAtg cactgGCTCAGCGAGCTCGAGATTCTCGCCATGGTTTTCGCTGCGGCGATTCACGACTTTGAGCACACGGGAACCACCAACAACTTCCACATCCACGCCAG GTCCGAGGTGGCCATCCTGTACAACGACCGGTCGGTGCTGGAGAACCACCACGTCAGCGCCGCCTACCGGCTGATGGCGGAGGAGGACATGAACATCCTGGTGAACCTGAACAAGGACGACTGGAG GGAGCTGAGGGCTCTGGTGATAGAGATGGTGATGTCCACAGACATGTCCTGTCACTTCCAGCAGATCAAGACCATGAGGAACACCCTGACGCAGACACACAg CCTGGACAAAGTGAAGGTTCTGTCTCTGATGCTCCACGCCGCGGACATCAGTCACCCGGCCAAAGCCTGGCCGCTGCACTACCGCTGGACTCACAGTCTGATGGAGGAGTTCTTTagacag ggagacaaagaggtggAACTCGgccttcctttctctcctctctgtgacCGCAAAGCCACGATGATCGCCCAATCCCAGATAG GTTTCATAGACTTCATCGTGGAGCCCACGTTCAGCGTTCTGATCGACACAACAGAGAAAGTGATTGGTCCTCTGATAGAAGAGGACCGGACGGCCAAAGAGACTGGAAACAGGAAGTCCAG TCTAACAGGAAGTGGTTCGGTGACCGTGGAGTCGGTGCAGAGACACAGCAGCGGTCGCTATGGCAACAGCAATGACGGACAGATGGACTTTTCCCTGACGGCCATCGACCTGCCGGCTCTGAAGAGCCACCTCACCGGTGTCATCGGCAGTAACAAGGACAGATGGAAAGAGCTGTCCGTGCACG AGCTGGCCAACAGGGAGCAGGAGAGGCGAGAggaacaagaggaagaggagtctgAGGTCAACTCAGGCATCCAATCACAGGCCTCCCCCGGTCACGGCGTCCCTCCGGCACACACGGCTGACCAAGCACGGAGCTCAGAGGGCCCCCCTCCGGATGGACCTCAAGGCGACCATTCGCCCGTCCACCTGTCCTGGAACG GGGCGGGGCCGGGGGAGGAGAAGGCGGCGGACCAATAA